A window of Hyperolius riggenbachi isolate aHypRig1 chromosome 1, aHypRig1.pri, whole genome shotgun sequence contains these coding sequences:
- the LOC137547749 gene encoding C-X-C motif chemokine 10-like — protein MDSKYTTILCVLLISVPLIQGFAVLRGKRCSCTKISPHLNVKAIAKLEVFPRSSSCENIEYIVTMKPFGAKRCVSPDLKEVKALLSGNNRFLKHIPVVKHQ, from the exons ATGGACAGCAAATACACCACcatcctctgtgtcctcctgatcTCTGTTCCTCTCATACAAG GGTTTGCAGTCCTTCGAGGGAAGCGCTGTTCCTGCACCAAAATATCTCCTCATCTTAATGTCAAGGCGATAGCAAAACTGGAGGTTTTCCCAAGAAGTTCCTCATGTGAAAACATCGAGTACAT TGTCACAATGAAACCCTTTGGTGCCAAAAGATGTGTTAGTCCTGACTTGAAAGAAGTAAAGGCTCTGCTGAGCGGAAATAATCG ATTCCTCAAACACATTCCAGTAGTAAAGCATCAGTGA